The window AGAAGACGTTGAGCGGCACCCGCTTGgtgtcggccatggccgagatgtcggtgccgacgacctcgcaGTCGGGGTACATCTCGGCCATGCGGATGGCCCACTCGcccgtgccggtgccgacgtcgaggacgaaggtGGGGTCGTTGAGCTCGACGCACgtcagctcgccgtcgagcaggtgGAGGAAGACTTGGTGCTGGAGCGACAGGCGAAGCTGCTCGATCTCGTCGTTGGGCATGTAGTACTCTCGCGCGTAGCGGCGGCCGTGGATGTCGCGATAGTCGAGGTCGGGCACCCATATTGATCgggtcgaggcggcgctgGGGCAGCGGtcagcaggcggcggcggcggcggcggcggcgtcgtcgtcgacgtcctcgcccgcctcgaggACGGGGCGGCAAAGGTGGAGGGCCCGGACGTACATGTCGGCGTTCGGGTCGTCTTGGTAGTAGTGCATGGCAGTCCCGCGCGGACTCGCCGCGCGGGGGTAGTGTGACGCCGGGTAGAtggtggcggcgtcggtcctgtcgccgtcgtccgaaCCGTTCTCCGCCTGATCAGGAGGAGCGTTCATGCTGGAcctctcgtcggcatcgacggcgcccgccgtggccgtcgccgtggccggggGCGCACCGTGGCCGGAGGCGCCTTCGCGCAGTGTGTCGtcgctcgaggtcgacgttCGAGCCTCGttcgccgtcggctccgaggaggaggaggatgacgaatcggccgtcgtcgtcgtcgtgggacCGCATTCGCGGGAGGAGGGTTTTCTATCGCAACGCTGGTCGTTACCGTCCGCTGCTCATCGACGGTCCCGAGTGCCGGCGGGCGggcttacttacagcagaaGGGAGGGACGAAGTCGACCGATGAAAGGCGACATGGTAGGTAGGGCCCTTTCTTTGCCTTGGCCCGAGGAGacttcgccgtcgcggcgagCGGCGTTGGAGCTGCGGCGGATGCTGAACCTTATTTCCGCGCTTGCGGGAGagggatgacgacggcgccggaggATGGGGGAGGAGACGTAGGTGCGGGAGTTGGAGCGAGCGGGTGAGCGAACATGACAGGtcccggcgacggcgaggcaggctggcgacgacggtcttGATCAAGGCCGACCGGGCTGCATCCGCGTCTGTCGCTCTCGGGATCGGCCGGGGCGTGGGCGGCGGGAGAGCAGGCTCGATGATGTTGGGGGCGAGTTGTCGAGAGCCGAAGCGGACATGGGAAGCGAGAGCGAGCATCAGCTTGACGACATGAGCTGAGAAGATCcgagagaggaggggggggggggggggatacGGCAGGCGGATAGGATCCAAGGCAGTGGGCAGAGCCGGGAACGGGTCGCTGGGACAAGCGCTGTGGAGTTGGCGGGGATTGGCATTACTCGGTACGTCTAGCACGAAAGAGTCCCTAGCACGCCGCCAGCGTCTGCCTCTTCCCCTCACCTGCGTGGCCACTGGCCGCCAGCGATGGCCCTACCGGCCAGTGGAAGAGTGCTAGGACGATGTCAGTACTAGCAGGTATCCCAGGTACAAgggtaagtacaagtacgtaccgcGAGCACACCACCCACAACGTGTCGTTGCCGCGCCCGACATGGAATGTGCACGGTATtagagtgcaagtacttacttacttcaGTGCGTGGGCGTTGTGCactgtgcttgtgcactgtgcttgtgcaccgtacttgtgcacctacttacaacgtgcatgtacagtacttgcggtgTCGCATGGTCACGTCCTTGGTGGCCAAGAGGAGTAAGAATGTGGCgacactccgtactgccgGAGAAACACTccgcaggtactccgtacttgcttgtccAAGTGTACAAACCTCCAGCCTGGtcccgaggaggagggtacagtacttggttgtactgtacagtagtgtagtacttacttacttaagtatttGCATACCTGCTTGCGCGTGCTCACTTTTgcgtaccgtacatgtacgtacatgtacacctactccgtatccCGGACCGTATTTgcgacatgtacggagtactccgtacatacgatatgtacttgcttgccacGACGATACCTGCTCTCCTTGCATACGAGTGCGAACGCGAACAGCGAGTATGTGCACGCCTAGGTACTCTTCGCATGCACACGGCATGCATACGCCGCACTGCTGCAAGAGTAGGACTACTGTAGGTAAAGTACGCATAGTAGGTAAAGTACGCATAGTCTTAAGGTAAGTATGATTAGTTACCAAGACTCTGGGATACTATGTACTTTAGTTACCACAACTACtagtacaaccaagtacaagtacagactgtacttaagtagtgGTTACCAGGTATCCGACCAAGAGGCAGGGCTGGTTCCGCAATTATGGCACCTGGCGTGTTCGCATTCCCCACCGCCGGTCGCAACACGTGGTAGGGTGGCCTAGCAGCCGCAGGTCGGGGGGGCATTGAAATTCAGCAAAGGGTACGGAGCGGTACTTACGTACAGCTACTCGCCCGTGGCGGTGTACCCACGCAGTACCCGAAACTGCCCGTCGCCGGAAGTGGTGCGGAAGTACCGGGCATGTACTCGGTGCCATCCGGCTAACCCCCTACTCTGCGtctccatgtacagtacttgctcggtATGCTCAGGACACCTCGCCCACGTTCTTGCGAACATTCCAGTCGAGCGGATGCCGAGCCCATCGAAATGGCCAGCAAGTACTAGCGTGCGGAATACTTAAAATAACTTTCAAGGCCCTcgtgcggagtattattcGTTTTCAGACCCTCTTGTTTCGGCACTGTTTGTCTCCGTCTCGTTGCCTCGGTGATCggagggcgagcgagcgactCATTCATTGTCCGGGATGTTCGTGGCACGCACTCGGCACACCATCAGTGATTGAGTCAGTGGACAGGCGCCCTCGAACAAGCTTATCGCCCTGACAGGAGAGAAAGGGAGACCGATGCGGTAAGGCACTTTTAAGCGGCATTGGTGCTGCTGGATGAGGCgggcgcatcgtcgacggcgccggcggcgagcgaatGAGCTTCAGTACCGGCATCTCGAGGTGCCGACGGACTCGTACGTGTAttacgtactctgtactccgtactgcctgCCGCCAttacctgtacagtaagtataagtactttgGCACTACgaagtgcagtacttacagtacaacaaccactgtacacctacgccgcatgtactgtactgaagGCACTGTATGTGGAAGCATGTCCACGTCCGTGTTTCCATTGTAGCAACGCCATATTCCGCCGGGCGTCTAATTACTGAATGCATTTGCCCTGCAACTTCGGGGGCCCCAAGACCGATCTGATGTGCAGTGGTTGGTGGCCTCCAGGCATTGCTAGGTGCTAGGTGTGGTGGAATCCcattgcctgcctgcctgtgcTCGCCGACCGTGACAGAGCTCTTGCGCCGAACATCATTACCCTTGCACAAGACTACCACGCACATCGCTCGTCGATCGCATGCGGATGTCGGTGTGGAAGCATCTGCGAACATGGGCGGCCGTTCCCGTACTTTGTGTTGCCATTGCTCAGCGGTGAGAGTAGAATAGGGCggtcaagtacggagtacaagtacaagtgctccgtacttgggaCTTGGTACTTAGTCCGTACAAggtaattacaagtaataaCAAGacttgtaatactccgtacttggttgtaaAATCATGCCCGACTtggtacttactccgtacaaggtaattacaagtaataataagacttgtaatactccgtacttggttggTTTTCTAGCAACATTGCAGAGCACGGCGGGTTCCACTATTTTCTCGCTGGGTGGTTGACGAGGCAttaatactacctagtatggagtacggagtaatactcctcCGTTGTGGTTGTGCATActtatacaagtacttcgtattcgtactgtatttacttgtacttgtaattataagtgctccgtacagtaggcaTACTTCGTACAACCACATTtacttcgtacagtacggagtatgtgcGAGCTTGTTCTacgtacttcgtacagtacagtacagtgcagtaagtaACAGTTGGCTTGCTACAatgtgtactgtagtgtGCTTACTACGAAGTGTACTTAAAAACGGTagtatttacatgtacatcccTGTAATTGTACTTGAACTGAGGGTTCTATGCACTAATACGAGCACCAaggacatgcaagtacttacttacagtacttacttataatacttacttacactaCTTATTACGTGCTGCCTTAATTCGAATGCTGCAAAACCATTCAAGACTGTTCTACTGCattgcttgtattactgCTCCCCAAAGGTACATGTCAGTAATTACTGCTCGGAGTGCTTACATGtgcatatacatgtacaatagcttgcaagtacaagtaaagtactccgtactgtagggtAGGCGTGATTGacaccgtactgtactccgtactttcgGTGCCATTGCTGCTCTTTCGCACTAACCGCATTTCCTCAGCTGCCGCCTCCACTCCAATTCTCCTGCCTCCGCTGCAGCACACCATCACCAGCAATCAACACCGCCAACAGTCAACACCGCCAACAGTCAACAGCTTGCCCTGAGCTCCCACTCATCCGCCAATTGCCCGCGCTCCTcgtgccctcggccgtctgaAAAATCGTCCAGCAACGTCCCGAATCGTCCACGGCCAGCGGATGCCTCTCTTCCCTTCGATGCTGAGCCGATAGTTGGCCTTCTcgccgctcggccgcctcgacttCTCGTCACCATGGCGACTCCTACGCCCATGAAGCATGCACCCTCCCAGCAGGGCCGCACGCCCTCGCAGCTGGCCGCCGCGACGCCCCCGGTCTCGACGCCCTTCTCCAACCCTGCCCAAGCTGCCTTCTCGCCCCGGGGACCCAAGTCGTCGCCTCAGCAGGTCAGGAAGTcgccggccacgtcgtcgacgctcctGGCACCCCCGGCCCTCGGCGCCTTCAGCTTCGACAGCCCCTCGACCGCCGCGGCCATGGGTGCCTTGGGCATCGGATCGGCCTTCGACATGGGCCTCGacaacgtcgccgtcgccggcctcgacggcctcggcgccgccctggCGAGCGAGGACGACAAGCTGAAGCGGCTCGACACCATCCTGAAGCTGCTGGCCGTGGGTGACGTCCGTCGACCGCAGCCGCCATGCCGTGCTAACGTCGAGAGTCGCAGGGAAAGAAGGGCTTCGTCAGCgaagccggcctcgagcggctcGCCCAGCACATCGGACTCGaactcctcgccgaggagcagaCGACGCCCGGCGGCCGCAAGACGCGCACCCTCGCCATTGCCGgatccgccatcgccctcgacatcgtcctcgacaacaACATCGTTCTCGGCACCGCCCTGGCCTACCACGGATCCGCCCCTGCCGTGGCGAGACACatggacgccgccggccgcatcCTTCTGCGGGATCTGCAGCTGCTCCCCGGCCAGAGCCCCCTGACCAAGACGCTCGCCAGCTTCGCCTCCAACTTTGAGCGGTTGGCCCTCTTGGACAAGCTGAGCATCGCGCCGGGCCTCGACTGCCACGAAGCCCTGGCCGGCATCTACGTCAGCTTGGAACGGCTCCATCGCTGGGACCTGTCCCGGCTGCGAGAGGACCCGAGTCTGGCGGGAAAGTCGGACGCGTATCTATCCGCCACGGCCATGTGCACCCGCCACGGCTTGCCCGCCATGCACGCCCGGGGCAAGGTCGGACTGGCCGTGCAGTACTGGAAGGAACTGCGCTTCGTGCCGCCCCCGACCGAGGCCCTGGCTGGCTACGCCGAGAAGCGCGAGAAGGTCTGGTCCCTTCTTCTCGGCTGCGCCGCCATCAACGGCGTCGGTCTCCCGCCCGTGAGGGTATCGGAGAGCTGGATCTCCGACAAGGTTGTCAAGGATGACCCGTCCCTGCCGCCCGGCGGCTTCTGCCTCGACTGGCAGGAGCCCGAGAACATTTCCCTGCCGCAGTCGGAGGAGAACAAGGACAGCGGCATGGACATGCTCCACCCCGATCTCTCGACCACCAGGGTGCCCCGCGTCATGTTCACCGTCACCTTTGACCCTCCCGTCGTGCTGCCGCAGAACGAATGGTCCCGCCTGCACATGCTCGCCAACGTCGATCCGCCGAGTCTCGAGCTGaacagcggcggcagcccgCCCACCTTTGACGCCCTGCTCTTCCCCCACAACCCGGCGGAGGAAGGAGAGCAGAGAGAGCCACGGATGGTCTCCCGCCGGCGAGATGTTGTCGTCTTTGGTCAGGACCTTGGTCAAGGCCCGGAGCCCGTGACGAAGCAGCACAGGAACACGCTCTACGTGTACAAGCCGATATACGCACAGGTCTTGTCGGACATGGCCTTTTCCCACCCCCGACAGCTCATCGACATGATGCCTGTTCTCAGGCAGTATTCCTTCCTGTCCGTCCTTCTCGAGAACAGCTTCGGGGCCAAGACTCGacgagcctcgacgagcccggcGGCTGGGGGCAAGACGGCGGACGgtccctcgtcgagggtgacgacggtggagCATCAGCTTGGGAACTTTGTGGCGTCCGACGAGACTGCCGAGGAGGCGACCGACAGCACGTTGCTGAGCATCATCCTCTGGGTCCATCCGGCGCCCCATCTCCAGGTGGTGTTCCCCATGGGAGAGGCGACGGCAAACGTAACCATCAAGATCCTCGAaggtggcatcgtcgagatTGTCGACGAGAACATCACGGGGTGCCGCAAGGCAGACGGGAAAGAGTTTACGCGCCTCACCCTGGCGAGCGCGCTGGAGCACTTGGAAGACCTCGGTCGGTGGGTTGAATGGATCCGGACGCGGTTGGCGGCTTGAAGGCTTGGCCCCCCCGAATGATACCCCTAAAACTGCATTTACGCCGAAGGCTTGGGACGACATGACAGGTCCCAAGTGGATAGTTTGCGTGTGTGAATAGCCATAAGCCTTCCGTTAACCTCCATGTCCGTCCTGAGACGCGACTCTTCTTAAAGTCGAGCTTCAACACCCCTCATTAATTTCTCTCGAGGGTTATATTATTAGGCTTTCGTCTCAATTTCATTTTTCGCGTCGATTCACCACCATCCGCGATTTTACTTTAATCCTTTTCGCTGCTGTTACtccttgtactgtacttgtagccgCCCCCATTCCGATAAGACCACAGACCTCGTTCATGACATCGTCATGACAAGGCGCGTAAAGGAAGGGGTGCCTTTCAAATGATGGGAGTCGCAACCGTCAAGGTTCGTTCTGCCTGGAATCTCCTTTGCCTCTTCCGAGTCGTTTTCTGGCTTGCTGCTTACCTCGCCGGCTGCCAATCGGGTTGTTCTCACCCTCTCCCCGCCGCCAAGATGAGAGAGAGGTCATCGCAGGACATGTCGATGGCAAGAGGCTTGATGAGGGCGGCGGACCGGAAAACAACGACGGGGATTAGCGCGATGGCCTTGCTAGGAGAAGTCGGTGATGGCGGCAGTGAATGGCTTGCCGGCCGCGCCGGACTTGTCGCTGGACGGTATGGGTCggtgagggcggcggcggcggcggcggcggcgatgccaaCGTCATAGCTGGTCTCTGCAGAAGGTGCAGGTTGTGACGGCATATGTCTGGCGAACACTTGCCCCTGTGCATGCATGATCTTGATCCATGTTCATGATTCGCTCCGATATCCCGCGCGCGGCGACGCCAGGAACGGCGCGAGCCCCTTTGCTGCATCCTGGTCCCTTTTCCCGTCGACCCGAACCCTGCGGACACGAAGCCAGCTACGGGCGGCCAAGTGCAGTGTGCAGGACCCATCGGTGCCCACGCGCACCGTCCTCTGCGTCCTGCGCCCGTCTCCGTGCGCAAAGGCGATGGAGTACTCCTCTCCAGCCGCGGTGGCCTCGGTgacctcctcggcatcgaggaagaggagccgCTTCTCCGCAtgcccgtcggcgaggacggtgcGCGTCCAGACGGAGGAAAAGACGCGAATTCGACGGGCAAAGTCGCCCACAGACGCCCACGCGTCCCAGTCGACCTCGGAATCGGCCTTGGTGACCTTGGGTGCGTGCGTCAGCGGTAGTCCGGGGATCGACCTGCCGGCGACACTTTGATGAGGCGGGATGTGCAGGCCGTTGCGCAAGCCCTGGACAAGCATCTCGGcacccgcggcggcggcgtcgtcgatcACCTCGTGGAGAGACGCGCCTGGGTGGATGGGCAGGCCAGGCGCCGGCGTCTGCGCCAGCACGGTGCCGTGATCAAAGGCCTTGTCGTCAAGCGTCTGGAGGGATATGCCCACGTGCGAGTCTCCGCGAAGCATGGCATGGTGGATGGGTGCCGGCCCGCGAAGGCTGTACGCGGGTTGGCTTCGTTGGCAACTGGAACAAGGGGTAGGAGGATGGGCCGACGTACTCTGGTAGAAGCGAGGGATGGACGTTGACGCCGCCGTACTTGGCCGAGCGCAGTATCCGCGCCGGCACGAACAGGCCaaaggagacgacgacgacgagattcGTTCCGTCTGGGAGCTGCTCGCCACAGTCAGCGCCCGAGTCAGAGGGCGGTCAAGGCACCGGtcccgacgacggacggggAGAGGCATGGACCGCCAGGTGGTTCGCTCACTCACATCCCATTTCCGAAAAGTCTCCCTCTGATGCACCCGCAAGCCGAGCTCCTCTGCCACGGCTCGACAGGGGACTGCAACTCGCTTCGTCAGCCCAACCTGGAATTTCAGGCCATATCGGAAAGAAGGGCGTAGTGGCATCAACTCACCCTCACGCAGCTGCTTGAGACCCCGACCGGTCCTTCGGGGTGGCAGGACCATGACCTCGAGCGCTTCGACGAGCTTGCTATTCCGCGCATGTTCGCTGTGCAACGCTCTCAGAGAGGCGCAGCTGAAGGTGTCGGAGCCGCAGAAGAGGATTCGCAGCGGATccgagacggcgccggcgaggtcgatggaTGAAGAGTACCGTCGCAGGTTGTCAAGCGACTTGGTCAGCGTCGGCCGGCTGATGAGGTCGGGGGTGAATAGACTGCCGAGCGACCTGCTGAGGAGAGGAAAAGCCTTCATCGTGTGCACCTCAGGGGAGCTCAATCGCGCCAG of the Drechmeria coniospora strain ARSEF 6962 chromosome 01, whole genome shotgun sequence genome contains:
- a CDS encoding Mediator complex, subunit Med1, which codes for MATPTPMKHAPSQQGRTPSQLAAATPPVSTPFSNPAQAAFSPRGPKSSPQQVRKSPATSSTLLAPPALGAFSFDSPSTAAAMGALGIGSAFDMGLDNVAVAGLDGLGAALASEDDKLKRLDTILKLLAGKKGFVSEAGLERLAQHIGLELLAEEQTTPGGRKTRTLAIAGSAIALDIVLDNNIVLGTALAYHGSAPAVARHMDAAGRILLRDLQLLPGQSPLTKTLASFASNFERLALLDKLSIAPGLDCHEALAGIYVSLERLHRWDLSRLREDPSLAGKSDAYLSATAMCTRHGLPAMHARGKVGLAVQYWKELRFVPPPTEALAGYAEKREKVWSLLLGCAAINGVGLPPVRVSESWISDKVVKDDPSLPPGGFCLDWQEPENISLPQSEENKDSGMDMLHPDLSTTRVPRVMFTVTFDPPVVLPQNEWSRLHMLANVDPPSLELNSGGSPPTFDALLFPHNPAEEGEQREPRMVSRRRDVVVFGQDLGQGPEPVTKQHRNTLYVYKPIYAQVLSDMAFSHPRQLIDMMPVLRQYSFLSVLLENSFGAKTRRASTSPAAGGKTADGPSSRVTTVEHQLGNFVASDETAEEATDSTLLSIILWVHPAPHLQVVFPMGEATANVTIKILEGGIVEIVDENITGCRKADGKEFTRLTLASALEHLEDLGRWVEWIRTRLAA